The following are encoded together in the Panicum virgatum strain AP13 chromosome 6K, P.virgatum_v5, whole genome shotgun sequence genome:
- the LOC120711951 gene encoding lysine histidine transporter 1-like yields the protein MGTQAPASYPPPAKDDSKTAEEKKLEEWLPINGSRNAKWWYSAFHNVTAMVGAGVLGLPYAMSELGWGPGIVVMILSWVITLYTLWQMVEMHEMVPGKRFDRYHELGQHVFGEKLGLWIVVPQQLVVEVSLNIIYMVTGGQSLKKFHDVICDGKCKDIKLSYFIMIFASVHFVLSQLPNFNSISGVSLAAAVMSISYSTIAWGASLDKGRVANVDYDLRATTTPGKVFGVLGGLGNVAFAYSGHNVVLEIQATIPSTPEKPSKHAMWKGALVAYIIVAMCYFPVTFVGYWAFGNSVDDNILITLSKPKWLIATANMMVVVHVIGSYQVYAMPVFDMMESFLVRKLRFAPSLRLRLMSRTFYVAFTMFIGISFPFFGGLLSFFGGLAFAPTTYFLPCIMWLAVYKPKRFSLSWLTNWICIIIGVLLLVLSPIGGLRQIILTAKTYKFYQ from the exons ATGGGGACCCAAGCGCCCGCGAGCTATCCTCCTCCTGCCAag GATGACAGCAAGACGGCGGAGGAGAAGAAGCTCGAGGAGTGGCTCCCCATCAACGGCTCCAGGAACGCCAAGTGGTGGTACTCCGCCTTCCACAATGTCACCGCCATGGTCGGTGCCGGCGTCCTCGGCCTCCCCTACGCCATGTCCGAGCTCGGATG GGGCCCCGGCATCGTGGTGATGATCCTGTCGTGGGTCATCACGCTGTACACGCTATGGCAGATGGTGGAGATGCACGAGATGGTGCCCGGGAAGCGCTTCGACCGCTACCACGAGCTCGGCCAGCACGTCTTCGGCGAGAAGCTGGGCCTCTGGATCGTCGTGCCGCAGCAGCTCGTCGTCGAGGtcagcctcaacatcatctaCATGGTCACCGGCGGCCAGTCCCTCAAGAAGTTCCACGACGTCATCTGCGACGGCAAGTGCAAGGACATCAAGCTCTCCTACTTCATCATGATCTTCGCCTCCGTCCACTTCGTCCTCTCCCAGCTCCCCAACTTCAACTCCATCTCCGgcgtctccctcgccgccgccgtcatgtCAATCAG TTACTCGACAATCGCGTGGGGAGCATCCTTGGACAAGGGGAGGGTGGCGAACGTGGACTACGACCTGCGCGCGACCACGACGCCGGGGAAGGTGTTCGGCGTCTTAGGGGGCCTGGGCAACGTGGCGTTCGCGTACTCGGGGCACAACGTGGTGCTGGAGATCCAGGCTACCATACCGTCCACGCCGGAGAAGCCATCGAAGCACGCCATGTGGAAGGGCGCGCTCGTCGCCTACATCATCGTCGCAATGTGCTACTTCCCTGTCACGTTCGTGGGGTACTGGGCCTTCGGCAACAGCGTCGACGACAACATCCTCATCACACTTTCCAAGCCTAAGTGGCTCATTGCCACCGCCAACATGATGGTCGTCGTCCATGTCATTGGCAGTTACCag GTTTACGCAATGCCGGTGTTCGACATGATGGAGTCGTTCCTTGTGAGAAAGCTGCGGTTCGCTCCAAGCCTAAGACTCCGTCTCATGTCCCGTACTTTCTACGTTG CGTTCACAATGTTCATCGGCATCAGCTTCCCCTTCTTTGGTGGATTGCTCAGTTTCTTTGGCGGATTAGCCTTCGCACCAACAActtatttt CTTCCCTGCATCATGTGGCTCGCAGTCTACAAGCCGAAAAGGTTCAGCCTCTCGTGGTTAACCAACTGG ATATGCATTATCATTGGAGTGCTGCTGCTGGTGTTGTCTCCAATCGGAGGGCTCAGGCAGATCATTTTGACAGCCAAGACATACAAATTCTACCAGTAA